Sequence from the Nitrospirota bacterium genome:
CAGCGCCCCTTGCAGCAAACTCAGCATGCCTTCGGAGACCCCAAGCCCGGCATCGATGACCAGGGCGCCGACGAGAAACCCCGCACCCTTTCCCCACTTCCGGCAATAGAATTGCCCGAGCCCCGGCATCAGGCCGGACAGGACGCCCGCCACAGTCGGATTTTTTGACGGCTTGGCGTCCATCGGTTCCGCTCCAAAATGAGAAGGGCCCATCCCCAGGATGAGCCCTTGCCGCACGACGCAATCCGAAGGGACCGCTACATGAACTTCATGAACTTGTCTTTGGCCTCGTCCATCACCTGCGCCGTGATCGTGGTGGCGCCGCGCTCCTTCGCCAGCCGCTCGATCTCGCGGCGGGCCATGGGGCGGATGAAGTCCGGGATGTTTTCCAGCCGCTTCTCCGCATCGGCCGACCAGGTGACGCCGTTGGAGTCGTTCTTGGAATCGTCCATCACTTGCAACGTGATGGTGGTCAGGCCATTCTTGCGGGCATAGGCCTCGATACTGCTCTGCACCATCGGTTTGACGAAGGAGGGGAGCCGGTCCAGTTTCTCTTTCGCATCCGGGGTCCAGGCAAAGTCCGACGTGCCTGGCTGGCTGGACGTCAACCCCATCTGCGCCACCATGGCGGAGAAGGGACAGCCGCCCGCCTTCTCGCCTTCTTTCGCCGGAGTCTCGGCGCTCGCCGTGGCGCCCGCCGCAGGCGCGGCCGGCTTGCCGGCCTGAATCTTTTCGTTCAGGTAGGCGGCCATCTGGCCGGAGCCGGCGAGAGCTTCGTCTTTGAGCGTACCCCGCGTCATTTCAAACGGCTGGGCCGCTTCGGTGCGGCCGCCCAGCTTGACGCCGAGCGAACTGACCATCTGAGTTTCGCCCGGGTTCGTCACCATCGAGAACTTGGCGCTGCAGGAGGGGCAGGCGAAAAAGACGCCCAGCGAACCTTCCGCCGGTTTTTCCACCTTCTCGAAGGTCATGTAGGTTTCACAATTCAAACAGACGAATTTCATATGGAACTCCTTGGGGAAGTCGTCAGTATTCAGTTCTCGGCCTACTGAAGACTGATCGCTGAGAACTGTCTACAACTTTTCCGCCAACACCTTCTTATAGTCCAGCATCGCCTGGACCCGCTCCGCGATCTCCTGATAGCGCTGGATGGTCGGGTACGTGGCGTCCAACAGTGGCAGGCCCTTGTCGAAGGTCCGCGCCAGCGTCCGATCGAAGGGGACGCGGCCCAGCAAAGGCACGTTCAACGCGTCGCACATGGCGTCCGTGTCCCCCTCGAACAGTTCGTGCTCGACGCCGCAGGAAGGGCACCGGAACCGGCTCATATTCTCCACCATGCCCAGCACGTGGATCCCCATGTCCCTGGCATAGGTCACCGATTTCTGCACGACGTCGGAGGCGACCTCGGAGGGCGTCGTCACGACGATCGCCCCGGCCAGGTCCGGGATGAACCCGGCGATGACCGGCGGCTTGTCCGCCGCGGCCCCGGGCGGCAGGTCGGTCAGCAGGTAGTCCAACTCGCCCCATATCACGTCCGCCAGGAACTCGCGGATCACGTTCATTTCCATCAGCCCGAGCCAGACCGGGCTCAGGTCCATCGGCCCTTTCCAGCGCACGGGCGACGCAGCGCCCAGAAAGAAGTCCATGGACGCGACCTTGACCCCCAATGGGCCGACCGGCGGAATGGCCCCCTCCGGCGTAATGGTGAGCGCCTGCCCATGCATGCCCAGCATGCGCGGCACGCAAGGCCCGTTCAGGTCCACGTCCAGCAGCCCCACTTTATGCCCCAGGCGGGCCAGCGCCAGAGCCAGGTTCACCGTGGTCATGCTCTTGCCGACGCCGCCCTTGCCGCTCATGACCACCAGCTTGTGCCGGATGCCGGCCATGCGGGCCTGTACCTGCTTCATCTGCGCGGTAATCTGCTGGACGACCTTGGCGTCGTCGCTGTACTGGAGCTTGCTGAGGATGGATTTCAGGTCTTTATCGGCCATGACGAACTCCAAAGAGACTGTCAGCCGTCAGCAACAGGCTACTCTTGATTGCTGAAGGCCGGGTGTCGATCGCTTCGTGGCATTGGCACGGTAACACAGGGGTTTCGAGGGAGTCAAACCGCTCAAATTGAATACTGAAACGTCGGCTTGCCCCCGATTGCCTGCGCCAGGACGCCTTTTTTCTTGAGTTCTTCGATGATCCGGCGCGCTGCCTCATCGAAGTCCTTCGGCCCGGCGAACTGGATATCCGTGTCGGGAGGCGACTCCTCGGCCGCCTTGCTCATATGCACGGTGATGACCGGAGCCGGATGCACCAAGGTACGGATCGCTTGGGCGGCTTGCGCATAGGCCGACCCGAAGGCTTTGGTGGTGGACACCACGATCAGCCCCGTGTCGATGAGCAGGCGGGCCACTTCGCCGTACCGGCGCGCCATCTCGTCCGTCCCGGCCTGGTCCGCTCCGGCCAGGTCCGCATCCAGGCCGCGCCGGAGGTTTTCCCCCTCCAACAGGTAGGCATGACGACCCTCGGCCACCAGCACCGACTCCAGCTTGCGGGCCAGGAAGGACTTGCCGGTCTGCGGCGCTCCCGTGAGGAGCACCACCGCCGCCCGATGTCCGTAATGCTGCGCCCGCTCTTCCGCCCCCACTTCTCCTTTGACCCAGGCGAAATCCCTCCGCCTGGCTTCATCGCGCAGAAACTCCTGTTCGTCATGCACCAAGTCGGTGATGATGCCCCCGCCGGCGATATCATACTCGTCCACGATCACGAACCGGCCGGTCGACTCGAAGGCATAGTACGGGTCGAACGCGATCGGGGATTTCGTCCGGAGCGTCAACTCCGCCACCTGGTTTCGCTCGACGACACTCCCCCCCTGCCGTTGGTCCAAATCCGCCGTGTCGACGATCCGGTTGATCGCCGCCACCTCGCAGTCCACCTCGTGGGTGGCCAGACGAAGCTGATACTTCCGGCCGCGCTCCAACGGGCGCCGGCCCAGCCAGAACAAGTTGACCCGGAAAGAGGTGGAGACGAGCGGGATGGACTCCTGGCGGGACGCGATCTCGCCGCGCTCGATGAAAATCTGCTCGTCCAGCGTGATTCCGACGGACTGTCCGGCTGTAGCCTCGGTCGGGGACGGTTCGACGTTGAAGGCCTCTACGGATTTAATGTTGGCCGACTTGTTGGACGGGGAGAAGACCAATCGGTCGCCGACCTTCAAGCGGCCGGCGGTCAAGCGGCCGGCGATGATCCGTCGCGCGTCGAACTTGTAGACGTCCTGGACCGGGAACCGGAGCGGTTGCTCGCGGCGGGCGGTTTCCTTGCGAAACGCCTCCAGCGTCTCAAGCACGGTCCGGCCCTGGTACCAGGCCATGTGGGTGCTGCGGGAGGCGATGTTGTCGCCGAGCTTCGCGCTCACCGGAATGACGCGCTCCGGCACCACCTTCAACTGGCCCAAGAAGTCCCGGTATTCCTTTTCGATGCCGTCGAACACGTCCTGGCGGTACCCGACCAGGTCCATCTTGTTCACTACCACCGCGACCTGCTTGACGCCCAGGAGCGACAACAGATACCCATGCTTTTTGGACTGCTCCTTCACGCCCTCCAGCGCGTCGATCAGCAGCAGGGCCGCCTCCGCGCGGGCGGCGCCGGAGATCATGTTCTTGAGAAACTCCTTGTGGCCCGGCGCGTCGATGATGATGTACTGGCGCCCCTTCCACGTGAAAAACGTGCGGGCCGTGTCGATCGTGATGCCCTGCTCCTGCTCCTCCAGGAATGCATCGAAGAGGAAGGCGTACTCGAACTCCTTGCCCTGCTGGCGGCAGATGGCCTGCACCTTCTCCAGCTTCCCATCGGGGAGCGAGCCGGTGTCGGCGTAGAGCCGCCCCAGCAGCGTGGACTTCCCATGGTCCACGTGCCCGACGATCACGATGTTCAGATTTTCCGTGGGTCTGGTTTGTACGGTCGCCATTACATATACCCGTCTTTCCTCAGCAGCTCCATCCCGCGCCCCTCATCCTGCGCCCGTCCGGACCGCTCGGCCACCGTGGTATGGCGCAGCTCTTCAATGATGGCATCCACGGTCTTGGCCGTGGATTTGATCGGGGTGGTGCAGGGGGCGCAGCCCAGGCTGCGATACCTCATGCCGTCGCCCTTGTCGAGATAGAGGTCGATAAAGGGGATGTTCTCGTACTTGATGTATTCCCAGATGTTGATCTCCGTCCAGTCCAGGAGCGGGTGAATCCGGATGTGGGTGCCCGGCGGGAACGCGGTCTTGAACTGATCCCAGAGCTCCGGCGGCTGATCCCTGAAATCCCAGTCGCCGTGCTTGTCGCGCGGCGAGAAGTATCGCTCCTTGGCCCTGGTGCCCTCTTCATCGGCCCGCACCCCCAAAATGATGCCCGTGTAGCCCTTCTGCTCGATCAGCTGCTTCAGCCCGTTGGTCTTGAGCGCCGTGCAGCAGGCAACCCGGCCCAACGTATGGTTCATGCCGCCCGCGAGGGCTTCCTTGTTCTGGCCGACGACCAGGTTCAACCGCCACTCACGGGCCAGCCGGTCCCGGTACTCGATCATCGCGGGAATCTTGTAGCTGGTATCCACATGGAGCAGCGGAAACGGCACATGGCCGAAGAAAGCCTTGCGCGCCAGCCACAAGAGGACGGTCGAGTCCTTCCCCATGGACCAGAGCATGGCCAGGTTGTCGAAATGCTTGTAGGCTTCGCGAAGAATGTAGACGCTTTGGTCTTCGAGCTGGCGGAGGTGCTTCATCTAAAACCTTTAAAACCTTCGGGTTGAACAGTCGTCAAGTCTGAAAGTCTTCAAGTCGAAATAAAAAGTGGAACCCATAGGTTGCGGCATTGGCTCCGATGACTTCACGACTTGATGAACTTTCGGACTTTCAGACATGAATAGGTTCCTTCACAATAGCAAGTTCGGCCAGCTTCCGCGCCGCCGCGCCGCTGTCCAGCGCCTGCTGCGCCAGCGGAACGCCGGCCGAAATGGATTGGACCTTGCCGGCGGCATAGAGCAACATGGCCGCGTTCAAGACCACCCAGTCCCGCTGCCCGCCGCGCACCTGGTTGTGCAGGATGCGCCGCAACAGGGTCGCCTCCTGGTCCAGCTGCCCAGGAGGAAACCCGGACATGGATTGAAAGCTCCCCGGCGAAAGACCGCAGTCCTTGGACGTCAGCGTCAAGGGCGCGATGCGCTCGTCCCGCACCTCGAGCACCCGGGTTGCCGAGGCGATGGACAATTCCGGCTCGCCTTCCGACCCGCGGATGATCAGCGCCCGCTTGCCGCCCAGCATGAGCAGCGCCTCGGCCGTCTTTTCGAAATAGGGGGGATGGCTCAGGCCGATCACCTGCGAGGCGGCCCGGGCCGGGTTCAGCATCTTGGCCACCGGATGGAACAGACTCCGCACCCCAAGTTCGCGCCGCAGATCCAGAAACCGGGCGACCGGCGGATGGTAGAGGGCGATATCCAGATAGACCAATCCTTTCGCCGTCAGTTCCTCGGCCGCTTGCTTGGGCGGCAGGTCGGTCGGCAAGCCGAGCTTGGCCAGAATTTCGACGGTCCCGGGCCGCTCCGGAATGCCTTCATGCCCGTGCATCAGAATCGCAGCCCCGGCGGCGGCGGCCACGATCGCCGCGCCCGCGGATACGTGAAAGGTGTCCTGTTTCCCCGCGTACGTCGGCAAATCCACCAGCGGCAGGTGGCGCGGCACCGGCAGGGGCGGGACATACTCCCGCGCTGCCGAGGTGAAGGCCGCCAGTTCTGTGATCGATTCCATCTTCACGCGCATGGCCAGGAGGAAGGCGCCGACCTGCGCCGGCGTGGTCTGTCCCTCGACGAGCATCCGCATCGCCTGCTTGGCCTCTTCCCAAGTCAGGTCCTTGGAAGCCTTCTGACCCTTGCCGATTTTGGCGATGAATTGCGAGAATTCCGTCATGCCTGATCCGTCCTCCGCGCCCGCGTTAAAACGTCAGCACCTGGTCCGCCGGCGCGACCGCTTCCTTCCAGAAGGCCTCGGCCTTCTGCACCTCGTCCAGTTCGGGCAGTAGCTGATCCACGGTGATCTCGAAGTACTCGATCGTCTCGCGGCAGATCGAGAGCTTCACGTCCCCCGCCTCTTTGACCTCACGCAACACGGCCGGCACATCGAGCCGTTTCCGCTCCCGCAGCAAGTCGCGCACCTTCGACTCGCGTCCCTTGTAGGCCTCCGAAAACGTCAACTGCTTCACTTTCTCGTGCGTCAATTTGGACGCCGCTTCGTCCCGAAACAACACGCTGACCTGCGCGCCGGACGCAGCGGCGATGCGGATCCATTCGCAGGCCTGCAACAGGTTGTTGTAGCTTCCCCCGGTCACGATCACGGCCAGCTTCTTCATCTCTGGAACCTCACTGCAAATGATGAATGCTGAATAATGAGTGATGAATGACGGTTCTGGTTGAATTCATCATTCAGCGTTCCGCATTCAGCACTATTTGTGGAGCCCACACTCGGTTTTCGCGAAGTTCTGCCACCGGCCGGATCGCGGATCGGCCCCGGGCATGACCGGAGCCGTGCAATGGGTGCAACCGATGCTGGGGTAGTTTTGGTCATGCAGCCGGTTATAGGGCACCTCGTAGACCTTGATGTAGGCCCAGACCTCCGCCACGCTCCAGCGGGCCAGCGGGTTGAACTTGACCAACTGAAATTTCTTGTCCCATTCCACCAGTCCCGCGTTCGCGCGGGTCGGCGCCTGATCGCGCCGGATGCCGGTGATCCAGGCCTCGTAGCCGCCCAACACCCGGGTCAGCGGTTCGACCTTGCGCAATTGGCAACATTGGTCCGGCTGCTTGGCCCAGAGCTCCGCTCCGTATTGAGCCGCCTGCTGCTCGGGCGTCAGCAGCGACTTCACCTGGATCACTTGCGCGGGACGCAATCCGTATTGGGCCGCGATTCGGTCCCGCACCTCGTGGGTTTCCGGAAACAGAAAGTCCGTATCCAGGTAGAAGAGGGGCGCGTTCGAGTCCAACCGGTGGATCATGTCCACCAACGCCACGTCTTCCGCCCCGAAGCTACAGGCCAACACGATATGCCCGCGATATCGCTCTAGAGCGTAGGCGAGCACCTCTTGCGGCTGCTTGGACTCGAAGGAGTCGCTCAGCGCCTTCAATTCCTCATCGGAGGGTCTGGTCCGGACTTCCGTCTTGTCGGTCACGATTGTCCCTAGCCCTCGACCTTTTCCACCAGCACTTTGAAGTGGGCGGCCGTCGGCTCCAACGGCTCTTCCAACAGAATCTTGTGTCCGTCGTTGCGCAAGCTCATGGGCACGTTTTTGATCGGCTCGCCCGCGTCCAGCCAGACCTCCAGCCGCTCGCCTGCCTCCATCATTTCCAGCTTCAACTTGGTCTTCACATAATTGAGCGGGCAGGCCACGCCGCGGAGATCGTAGACCGCCGCCTCCGGCCCGGCTGCAACGGGTTGGGAGGGAGGCTCGGCCTCCGCCGCCTGCATTGCGGATACCTCGGCCTCGCCGGCTTGCGCCAGCTTCAAATCCTTGCCGATCTGCTCGGTCGCCGCCCGGCACACTTCCACGAATCCCCGGGCGAAGGCAATCTTGGCCTGCGCGAATTCCGGGCTGCTGTCCTTCTGGCCCAAGTCACCCGCCTGCACCCCCAGGTTCTTGTACCGGGCCGGCACGATGCTGCGCTGGCCCAACCGCCGCTCGAACTCGGCAAAGGTTTCGGCATCCGTGGCCGGATCCAAGCCCTCGGTCACCAGCAAGGCCTTGGCCGCGGCCAGCACGGCCCGGTAGGATTTGTTGACCGAGACGGAATACTGGTGCTTCTCGGCCAGCAACTTGGCCTGATAAAGTTCCTGCTCCGCCTCGAGGATCCGATCGCCGATCATCTCCAAGGCGCCGCCGGCGCATTCGCCCGGCCCCAGATCCTCCAGGATGAACTCCTCTTCCCCTTCCCAGTCGTAATAAAAGGTCTGGTCCTCCTCGAACGCCGGCACGATCGTATAGGGAATCAGCTCTTCTTTCAGCGCAACCTTGCCAGCCCGCGTGATGAAGGAAGGGAGGCTCTCACCCTGGCGCCGGTCGCGGCGATAGACCGAGAGCAGATGCGTGATGGCGGCCGGCACGCTCTTGGCCGGCAATTTCACGGTCATCTGGCCGATCTTGGCCGTCCCGTTCACCTGCCCGCCCAGGTGCAACTCATAGTGAGGCGCCACATGGTCTCCCAGACGCTTGCCCACGCCATGCAAGCCGATCGTCGCGATGTGGTGTTGGGCACAGGAATTGTGGCAGCCGCTGATCTTGACGCTGACGTCCTTCAAATCCTCGGGCACACGGCCGGGCGGGAAGACTTCCGCCATGGCCCGCGCCAAACCCTTCGACGAGGTGATGCCCAGACCGCAGGTGTCGGTACCGGGGCAGGCGATGATGTCTTCAACCAACTCCGCGCCCGGATCGCCTAATCCCTGCGAAACCAGGTCTTCGTAGAGGGCCGCCAACCTCGCCTCCGGCACCCACCGCAATACCAGATTTTGATTGATCGTGGTCCGCAAGTTCCCGTTTGAATAGTCCTCCGCCAGATCCGTGACGAACTGCATCTGCCGGGCGGTGAGGTCGCCCATCTGGAGCTTGATTGCGGCCACCGCATAGCCCTGCTGCTTCTGGAGCACCACGTTGGTCCGTTTCCACATCTGATAGGGCGTTTCAGCGACCCCATGGCCGTTGCCCGGTGCTCCGTTGCCATTGCCATTGCCGTTTCCATTGCCCGCAGAGGAGGACGAGGTCGGCATGATGAGGGGCACCGGCTCGTCGGCATGCGCGAGCAGCTTGATGGGGCCGTGATCTGGCCTGGCGTGGCCCAGACTCACATAGGCCTCTTCCCAGCGCCGCTTGAACTCCTCGAAGCCCAGCTTGTCGATCACGAACTTCATCCGGGCCTTGTTGCGGTTCTTGCGGTTCCCCAGCGTATCGAAGACTTTGATGACCGCCTCGATCGTGGGGATCAATTCGTTCATCGGAACGAACTCGCGCAACAGCTGCGCGATGCGCGGGGCCGAGCCGAGCCCGCCCCCGACGACCATACGGAATCCGATGGTTCCGTCCTCGCGCCTGGCCGCCAGAAGTCCCACGTCGTGAATCGGCGTCAAGGCGCAGTCGTGCCGGCAGCCGGAGAAGGCGATTTTGAACTTCCGCGGCAGGCTCTGGTTGAGCGGGTTCCGCAAGAGATGGAACGCCACGGTTTTGGCATAGGGCGTGACGTCGAACACCTCGCCCTGGCAGACGCCGGCCAAGTGGCAGGCCGTCACGTTCCGCACTGTGTTGGCGCAGGCCTCCCTGGTCGTCAGCCCCACTTCGGCCAGTCCGCGCATCACCGTGCCGACATCCTTGAGTTCGACGAAGTGGAGCTGGATGTCCTGGCGGGTCGTGACGTGACCGACGCCGGTCCCGTACCGGTCGGCCAGTTCGGCCACCCGTCGCAGCTGATTGGCATTCAGTCCGCCGAAGGGGATCTTAATCCGTACCATTTGCACACCGGGCTGGCGCTGCCCGTAAATGCCATGTTGCAACCGGAAGGGCTTGAACAGGTCGTTGGACACATCTCCCGCCTGCAGCCGTTGGGCTTCGCCTTCGAAGGTTTCGATCTCTTCGAGAATGTCAGGCGGAATGGGGGCGGTCTGTATGGCCACCGGCTGCAGGGTCCGTGGAGTACTCATGAGAATTGCTCCATTTGAAAATTCGAGCATGAACGATTTGAA
This genomic interval carries:
- a CDS encoding protochlorophyllide oxidoreductase, with amino-acid sequence MDDSKNDSNGVTWSADAEKRLENIPDFIRPMARREIERLAKERGATTITAQVMDEAKDKFMKFM
- a CDS encoding ATP-binding protein, which translates into the protein MADKDLKSILSKLQYSDDAKVVQQITAQMKQVQARMAGIRHKLVVMSGKGGVGKSMTTVNLALALARLGHKVGLLDVDLNGPCVPRMLGMHGQALTITPEGAIPPVGPLGVKVASMDFFLGAASPVRWKGPMDLSPVWLGLMEMNVIREFLADVIWGELDYLLTDLPPGAAADKPPVIAGFIPDLAGAIVVTTPSEVASDVVQKSVTYARDMGIHVLGMVENMSRFRCPSCGVEHELFEGDTDAMCDALNVPLLGRVPFDRTLARTFDKGLPLLDATYPTIQRYQEIAERVQAMLDYKKVLAEKL
- a CDS encoding adenylyl-sulfate kinase, which codes for MATVQTRPTENLNIVIVGHVDHGKSTLLGRLYADTGSLPDGKLEKVQAICRQQGKEFEYAFLFDAFLEEQEQGITIDTARTFFTWKGRQYIIIDAPGHKEFLKNMISGAARAEAALLLIDALEGVKEQSKKHGYLLSLLGVKQVAVVVNKMDLVGYRQDVFDGIEKEYRDFLGQLKVVPERVIPVSAKLGDNIASRSTHMAWYQGRTVLETLEAFRKETARREQPLRFPVQDVYKFDARRIIAGRLTAGRLKVGDRLVFSPSNKSANIKSVEAFNVEPSPTEATAGQSVGITLDEQIFIERGEIASRQESIPLVSTSFRVNLFWLGRRPLERGRKYQLRLATHEVDCEVAAINRIVDTADLDQRQGGSVVERNQVAELTLRTKSPIAFDPYYAFESTGRFVIVDEYDIAGGGIITDLVHDEQEFLRDEARRRDFAWVKGEVGAEERAQHYGHRAAVVLLTGAPQTGKSFLARKLESVLVAEGRHAYLLEGENLRRGLDADLAGADQAGTDEMARRYGEVARLLIDTGLIVVSTTKAFGSAYAQAAQAIRTLVHPAPVITVHMSKAAEESPPDTDIQFAGPKDFDEAARRIIEELKKKGVLAQAIGGKPTFQYSI
- a CDS encoding sulfate adenylyltransferase subunit 2, whose translation is MKHLRQLEDQSVYILREAYKHFDNLAMLWSMGKDSTVLLWLARKAFFGHVPFPLLHVDTSYKIPAMIEYRDRLAREWRLNLVVGQNKEALAGGMNHTLGRVACCTALKTNGLKQLIEQKGYTGIILGVRADEEGTRAKERYFSPRDKHGDWDFRDQPPELWDQFKTAFPPGTHIRIHPLLDWTEINIWEYIKYENIPFIDLYLDKGDGMRYRSLGCAPCTTPIKSTAKTVDAIIEELRHTTVAERSGRAQDEGRGMELLRKDGYM
- the trpD gene encoding anthranilate phosphoribosyltransferase → MTEFSQFIAKIGKGQKASKDLTWEEAKQAMRMLVEGQTTPAQVGAFLLAMRVKMESITELAAFTSAAREYVPPLPVPRHLPLVDLPTYAGKQDTFHVSAGAAIVAAAAGAAILMHGHEGIPERPGTVEILAKLGLPTDLPPKQAAEELTAKGLVYLDIALYHPPVARFLDLRRELGVRSLFHPVAKMLNPARAASQVIGLSHPPYFEKTAEALLMLGGKRALIIRGSEGEPELSIASATRVLEVRDERIAPLTLTSKDCGLSPGSFQSMSGFPPGQLDQEATLLRRILHNQVRGGQRDWVVLNAAMLLYAAGKVQSISAGVPLAQQALDSGAAARKLAELAIVKEPIHV
- a CDS encoding phosphoadenylyl-sulfate reductase, which gives rise to MTDKTEVRTRPSDEELKALSDSFESKQPQEVLAYALERYRGHIVLACSFGAEDVALVDMIHRLDSNAPLFYLDTDFLFPETHEVRDRIAAQYGLRPAQVIQVKSLLTPEQQAAQYGAELWAKQPDQCCQLRKVEPLTRVLGGYEAWITGIRRDQAPTRANAGLVEWDKKFQLVKFNPLARWSVAEVWAYIKVYEVPYNRLHDQNYPSIGCTHCTAPVMPGADPRSGRWQNFAKTECGLHK
- a CDS encoding HEPN domain-containing protein; translation: MLEFSNGAILMSTPRTLQPVAIQTAPIPPDILEEIETFEGEAQRLQAGDVSNDLFKPFRLQHGIYGQRQPGVQMVRIKIPFGGLNANQLRRVAELADRYGTGVGHVTTRQDIQLHFVELKDVGTVMRGLAEVGLTTREACANTVRNVTACHLAGVCQGEVFDVTPYAKTVAFHLLRNPLNQSLPRKFKIAFSGCRHDCALTPIHDVGLLAARREDGTIGFRMVVGGGLGSAPRIAQLLREFVPMNELIPTIEAVIKVFDTLGNRKNRNKARMKFVIDKLGFEEFKRRWEEAYVSLGHARPDHGPIKLLAHADEPVPLIMPTSSSSAGNGNGNGNGNGAPGNGHGVAETPYQMWKRTNVVLQKQQGYAVAAIKLQMGDLTARQMQFVTDLAEDYSNGNLRTTINQNLVLRWVPEARLAALYEDLVSQGLGDPGAELVEDIIACPGTDTCGLGITSSKGLARAMAEVFPPGRVPEDLKDVSVKISGCHNSCAQHHIATIGLHGVGKRLGDHVAPHYELHLGGQVNGTAKIGQMTVKLPAKSVPAAITHLLSVYRRDRRQGESLPSFITRAGKVALKEELIPYTIVPAFEEDQTFYYDWEGEEEFILEDLGPGECAGGALEMIGDRILEAEQELYQAKLLAEKHQYSVSVNKSYRAVLAAAKALLVTEGLDPATDAETFAEFERRLGQRSIVPARYKNLGVQAGDLGQKDSSPEFAQAKIAFARGFVEVCRAATEQIGKDLKLAQAGEAEVSAMQAAEAEPPSQPVAAGPEAAVYDLRGVACPLNYVKTKLKLEMMEAGERLEVWLDAGEPIKNVPMSLRNDGHKILLEEPLEPTAAHFKVLVEKVEG